GCAGCCCCCAAGGGGATCTGTCGCTGTCTGGTCGCTTTTCTGTTTCAGGCGCGGGCTGCTTCGCCGCCGTGGCGGGCAGCAGGGGCGCGGAAAGAGCGGCCGAGCTTGCTGATCATCTTACCCAACGCACGAAGCGGGCGCGGGCGGAATTGTTCTTCAATGGCCTGACGCATCAGTTGGCGTTCCAGTTCGTCGGTCAGGCGCAGGGGTTCACGTTCGTTCACGATAATATCCTGAGTGCTAAAAGCAAGCGCTGCGTTCCATCCAGAGAATCTGTTTAATCGCGTGCGCTCTAGGGATAACCCGAATTATAGGGGTTAACCCTAGAGCGTGCAAGTCGTGAAAAAGCAACAACTTCAACACCCGCATGGACAGTCAGCCCCTGGATTCCCCCTTCCCTTGGCGCATCGATCCCGTCGGCGATCGTTGCCTGCTGGTCACCCTGGGAGACCAGGTGGACGCCGCAGTCAATCGCTCGGTGCTGGCGCTGGCGGCGCATCTGCTGGCGGACCCGCCGCCGGGCGTGATCGATGTGGTGCCGGCTTTCACCACCGTGGCCTTGCATTATCTGCCGCAGGCTTACGCGGGAGAGCCCGGCACGCCGTACGCCTGCCTGGCGGCCATCGTGGCGGAGCGCCTGCGGCGCGGCGTGCCCGATATCGACGCCGAATCGCGGCTGGTGGAGGTTCCCGCCTGCTATGGCGGCGCGTACGGGCCGGACCTGGACGAGGTAGCGGGGCGCTGCGGCCTGTCCACCAGCGAGGTGATCGCGCTGCACTGCGGCTCGCCCCTGACGATCTACACCTTCTTTTTCTCCCCCGGCACGCCATTCGCCGGCGGCCTGGACGCGCGGCTGGCGGTGCCCCGGCGGGCCACGCCGCGCACGGAAGTCCCGGCGGGTTCGGTCGCCATCGCCAACGGCCTGTCGATGATCTACCAACTGGCCATGCCTGGCGGCTGGAACCTGATCGGACGCACGCCCTGGAACCTGTTCGACCTGCGGCGCGAGCCTCCCGCCCGGCTGCGCCTGGGCGATCGCCTGCGCTTCGTGCCGATTTCGCCGGCCGAGTTCGACCGTCTCTACGAGGCGCGGCCGTGATACGCGTATTGAAGCCCGGCGCGCTGACGCAGTTGCAGGACCTGGGCCGCTACGGCCACCAGCGCTATGGCGTGCCGGTGAACGGCGTGATGGACGAATGGTCGCACCGCGTGGCCAATATCCTGGTCGGCAACCCCGATGACGCCGCCACGCTGGAATGCACGCTCACCGGTCCCACGCTGCGGTTCATGCCCGGCGGGCGCGGCGAGCGCCTGATCGCGCTGTGCGGCGCCGATATGCAGGCGACTATCGACGGCATGCCGGCGCCCCTGAACCAGCCGCTGCTGGTGCGGGCGGGCGCCACGCTGGCCTTCGGCGAGCGCCGGCGCGGCGCCCGTGTGTACCTGGCGGTACGCGGCGGTTTCGACGTTCCCGCGGTGATGGGCAGCCGCAGCACGTTCGCGCGCGGCGGCTATGGCGGCTTCGAGGGCCGGGCGCTCGCGCGCGATGACCGATTGCCCCTGTGCGCGGCGGACGCCGGGTATCCCGGGGCGACGCGCCTGCGGGTGCAATGCGGCCTGCCTTTCGTCAGCGCGGCCCTGTTCGATCCGCCGGCGCTGGCGGGGCATCCCGATGGCCTGCGCGCCATCCGGGGGCCGCAATGGCACGCCTACACCGAAGCGGCCCGGGCGGCTTTCCGCGGACAGCCGTTCCGGATCGACAGCCGCTCCGATCGCATGGGCTACCGTCTGGAAGGGCCGCGCCTGGCGCTGTCCCAGCCCCTGGAGATGATTTCCGAGGCGGTGGCCTTCGGCACCGTGCAGGTGCCGCCGGATGGCAATCCCATCGTGCTGATGGCGGACCGCCAGAGCGCCGGCGGCTATCCCAAGATCGCCTACGTCGCCAGCGTGGACCTGCCGTTGCTGGCACAGGCCATGCCCGGCGACACCGTGCGGTTCGCCATGGTCACGCTGGACGAGGCGCAGGCCTTGTACCTGGAGCGCGAGGCGTCGCTGGCGGCGCTCCGCGCGCGTGTCGCCAGCGCGATGGGGAGTGCCATGGGGAGTGCCATGGGAAGTCCCATGGGGACTGCCGGCGTGATGCCGGCCTGAGCTTTTCAGCGGTCGCGGCCGTCGTGGGCGTCGCCGATGTCGCCATGGTCGCCGTCGTCGCCGTCGTCGTCATCGACGTCGGCCGTGCCCGCGCTTTTGTCCAGGCGCTTGTCCCGGTAGCTGGCGCTGACCAGTTCGAAGCTGAACAGGCGGCAATCCAGCGCGCCGTTGTGCAGCGGAATGCGCCGCCGCGGCTTCAGGCGCATCTTCTGCGGCAAGGCCATGTCGCTGGAAATGGCGTCCACCTGCCATCCGGCGAACTGGCGCTTCAGGCAGGCGGCCCACTCGCTCCACAGGTCTTCGTCGTGGCCTGGCTGCAGCCGCTCGCCATAGGGCGGATTGGTGACGATCCAGCCATGTTCGGCCGGCGCCTGCAGCGTGCGGGCGTCGCCGATCTCGAAGCGGATGCTGTCTTCGGTCAGCCAGGCGCGCTCGGCGTTCCGCCGGGCGTACTCGATGGCCTGGGGATCGACGTCGTAGCCGAACAAGGGCGTTTCCAGCGTGGGCTGGATGCGCGCCCGCGCGTCTTCCTTCAGGTCGCTCCAGCGGCGGGCGTCGTGGTCGCGCAGGCGCTCGAAGGAGAACGGCCGCGCGATGCCCGGCGGCACGCCCAGGGCGATCCACGCGGCCTCGATCAGGATGGTTCCGCTGCCGCAGAACGGGTCGAGCAGCGGCGCGGCCGGATCCCAGCCCGCCAGCGCCAGCATGCCGGCCGCCAGGTTCTCGCGCAGCGGGGCTTCACCCTTGTCCAGCCGCCATCCGCGCTTGAACAGGGATTCGCCGCTGGTATCCAGGTACAGCGTCGCCGTGTCGGCGGTCAGGAAGGCGTGGACGCGCGCGTCGGGCCGGACGGTGTCGATATCCGGACGCGCGCCTTCGCGGTCCAGCAGCCGGTCGCAGATGCCGTCCTTCACCCGCAGATTGCAGTATTGCAGGCTGCGCATCGGGCTTTTGATGGCCGACGTATCCACCCGCAAGGTCTGCTCGGCGCCGAACCAGCGCTCCCAGGGTGTGGCATAGGCCAGGTCCAGCAGATCGTTTTCGTCCTGCACGGGCGCCTGCGCCACCCGCACCAGGATGCGTGTGGCCAGGCGCGAATACAGGTTGGCCTGCTGCACGCCGATCCAGTCCGCGCTGAAATGCGCGCCGGCCCGGCCGGTGCGGGCGTCGTCGAAGCCCAGCGCGCGCAGTTCGATGGCCAGGACTTCTTCCAGCCCCTGGGGGCAGGGCGCGAAGACCTGGAATTTTTCGTCGGGACGCTGGCCCGCGGCTTGGCGCTGGCGCGGCTGCTCGGCGCGCGCGCGGGGCGCGACGCGATCGCGTTCGTAACGCCGGCCACGCTGGTCGCGCGCGTCGCCGCCATCGTCGCGTTCGTCGTAGCCGTCGTGTTTGTCGTATTCGCGGCGTTCGCTACGCTCGCCGCGTTCGCCGCGTTCGGCGCCCGCCTGGCTCCGTCCGCGCGCCCTGTCGGGCGGCGGTTCAGCCGGCTTGGTCTTCCCGCGCTGTTTTTCCTGCAGGGCCACCAGCTTGGCGCGCGCCCCGCTGCGCGTGCGCTTGGCGTCCGCGGCAGGCGCGGCGGTGCCGGCCCGCTTGGTCAGGGTCAGCGTCTTGCGCGGGCGTTCGGAATCGTCGACGGACATGGAATGGATGATCTGGAGATGCTGAAGGTCAGAACGGCTTGACGACGACCAGCGCCACCACGATGAACAGCAACAGTACCGAGATCTCGTTGAACCATCGGTAGAAGGTGTGGCTGCGCGTCTTGCCGCCCTGTTCGAGTTTGCGCAGCATGACGCCACAGGCGTGATGGTAGCCGATGATCAACAGCACGAAGAACAGCTTGGCGTGCATCCAGCCGTTGCCCGGCCCCATGCCGATGCCATAGCCGACGTAGAGCCACAGGCCGAAGACGATGGCGATCACGGCCAGCACGGTGGTGAAGCGGAACAGGCGCCGCGCCATGCCCAGCAGCACCGCGCGCACCGCCGGCTCATGCTGCTGCGCCAGGTTCACGTAGATGCGCGGCAGGTAGAACAGCCCGGCGAACCAGGCGGCGATGAAGACGATGTGCAGGGTCTTGATCCAGAGCATGGGCCTCTACCTTTGAATGAAACGGGCATTGTAGGGGGGCGGCGCCGGGAAGGCGCCGCGGGATATCGCAGATGCGCGGGCATCACGCCCTTCAGTTGCGCGGCCGGGGTTCAGCCGCGCAACTGGCCTTCGCCGGACAGCACCCACTTGTACGTGGTCAGGCCTTCCAGGCCCACGGGCCCGCGCGCATGCAGGCGATTGGTGGAAATGCCGATCTCGGAGCCCAGGCCATACTCATAGCCGTCGGCGAACACGGTCGGCAGGTTGACGTAAACCGAACTGGAATCGACTTCACGCTGGAAACGCCGCGCCGCGCTCAGGTTCTCGGTGACGATGGCATCGGTGTGGCCGGAACCCCAGCGGCCGATGTGATCCATGGCGTCGTCCAGCGTATCGACAACGCGGATCGCCAGGATGGGGCCCAGGTATTCCTCGGCCCAGTCGGTATCGCCCGCGGGCCTGGCGGCCGGCACCAGCTCGCGCGTGCGCGGGCAGCCGCGCAGCTCCACGCCGTGGCGGACCAGAGCGTCGGCCAGCCGCGGCAGGACGGTATCGGCCACGGCCGCGTGCACCAGCAGGGTTTCCATCGATCCGCAGACGCCGTAGCGATACGTCTTGGCGTTGAAGGCGATGGCATGGGCCTTTTCCAGGTCGGCGTCGGCGTCGATGTAGACGTGGCAATTGCCGTCCAGGTGCTTGATGACGGGCACGCGCGCTTCGGCGCTGATGCGCTGGATCAGGCTCTTGCCGCCGCGCGGCACGATGACGTCGACATGCTCGGTCATGGTGATCAGCGTGCCCACGGCCGCGCGGTCCGGCGTATCGACCACCTGCACCGCGTGGGCGGGCAGGCCGGCGGCATCCAGGCCCTGGCGCACGATGGCCGCCAGCGCCAGGTTCGAGCGCAGGGCTTCGCTGCCGCCGCGCAAAATGGCGGCGTTGCCGGATTTC
This genomic interval from Bordetella genomosp. 9 contains the following:
- the pxpB gene encoding 5-oxoprolinase subunit PxpB gives rise to the protein MDSQPLDSPFPWRIDPVGDRCLLVTLGDQVDAAVNRSVLALAAHLLADPPPGVIDVVPAFTTVALHYLPQAYAGEPGTPYACLAAIVAERLRRGVPDIDAESRLVEVPACYGGAYGPDLDEVAGRCGLSTSEVIALHCGSPLTIYTFFFSPGTPFAGGLDARLAVPRRATPRTEVPAGSVAIANGLSMIYQLAMPGGWNLIGRTPWNLFDLRREPPARLRLGDRLRFVPISPAEFDRLYEARP
- a CDS encoding glutamate-5-semialdehyde dehydrogenase, with product MSSQTVEQAMLALGENARRAARQMMSASGAAKVRALTAMADAIADSRDALKAANRQDMDAARETGLTPALLDRLTLSDRTLDLMAEGLRQVAALPDPVGSIGPTTIRPNGMRVAQMRVPLGVIGIIYESRPNVTIDAAALCLKSGNAAILRGGSEALRSNLALAAIVRQGLDAAGLPAHAVQVVDTPDRAAVGTLITMTEHVDVIVPRGGKSLIQRISAEARVPVIKHLDGNCHVYIDADADLEKAHAIAFNAKTYRYGVCGSMETLLVHAAVADTVLPRLADALVRHGVELRGCPRTRELVPAARPAGDTDWAEEYLGPILAIRVVDTLDDAMDHIGRWGSGHTDAIVTENLSAARRFQREVDSSSVYVNLPTVFADGYEYGLGSEIGISTNRLHARGPVGLEGLTTYKWVLSGEGQLRG
- a CDS encoding CopD family protein, whose translation is MLWIKTLHIVFIAAWFAGLFYLPRIYVNLAQQHEPAVRAVLLGMARRLFRFTTVLAVIAIVFGLWLYVGYGIGMGPGNGWMHAKLFFVLLIIGYHHACGVMLRKLEQGGKTRSHTFYRWFNEISVLLLFIVVALVVVKPF
- a CDS encoding THUMP domain-containing class I SAM-dependent RNA methyltransferase, producing the protein MSVDDSERPRKTLTLTKRAGTAAPAADAKRTRSGARAKLVALQEKQRGKTKPAEPPPDRARGRSQAGAERGERGERSERREYDKHDGYDERDDGGDARDQRGRRYERDRVAPRARAEQPRQRQAAGQRPDEKFQVFAPCPQGLEEVLAIELRALGFDDARTGRAGAHFSADWIGVQQANLYSRLATRILVRVAQAPVQDENDLLDLAYATPWERWFGAEQTLRVDTSAIKSPMRSLQYCNLRVKDGICDRLLDREGARPDIDTVRPDARVHAFLTADTATLYLDTSGESLFKRGWRLDKGEAPLRENLAAGMLALAGWDPAAPLLDPFCGSGTILIEAAWIALGVPPGIARPFSFERLRDHDARRWSDLKEDARARIQPTLETPLFGYDVDPQAIEYARRNAERAWLTEDSIRFEIGDARTLQAPAEHGWIVTNPPYGERLQPGHDEDLWSEWAACLKRQFAGWQVDAISSDMALPQKMRLKPRRRIPLHNGALDCRLFSFELVSASYRDKRLDKSAGTADVDDDDGDDGDHGDIGDAHDGRDR
- a CDS encoding 5-oxoprolinase subunit C family protein; translated protein: MIRVLKPGALTQLQDLGRYGHQRYGVPVNGVMDEWSHRVANILVGNPDDAATLECTLTGPTLRFMPGGRGERLIALCGADMQATIDGMPAPLNQPLLVRAGATLAFGERRRGARVYLAVRGGFDVPAVMGSRSTFARGGYGGFEGRALARDDRLPLCAADAGYPGATRLRVQCGLPFVSAALFDPPALAGHPDGLRAIRGPQWHAYTEAARAAFRGQPFRIDSRSDRMGYRLEGPRLALSQPLEMISEAVAFGTVQVPPDGNPIVLMADRQSAGGYPKIAYVASVDLPLLAQAMPGDTVRFAMVTLDEAQALYLEREASLAALRARVASAMGSAMGSAMGSPMGTAGVMPA